One Prosthecobacter vanneervenii genomic window carries:
- a CDS encoding NYN domain-containing protein, with protein sequence MHKFGIFVDGSNLTGSLGKLNLKIPDYESFYKYVFREGASHWAQSFHSAQTRLDARLHRVMLYQLGEMDYLDFSDPKLQANQRELFDRSPEVKNHFMREAGIKLQNLQNDELHLEAWKMYWKDRENWYAKRKGILQGVLSFNHAVQESCDFLQVVPCGYWKLNILKSYIEEKGLDTGIAVGVATHAEFLDVILLMSGDADFIPSVDHAKTKQCSVGAIDIIRGSPPEKKGRQSSTRLHSACDFVVRVYETELLRLKLAETRTNDNGEV encoded by the coding sequence ATGCACAAATTTGGAATTTTCGTCGATGGCTCCAATCTCACAGGATCACTTGGAAAGCTTAATCTGAAAATTCCAGATTATGAATCTTTTTATAAGTATGTTTTCAGAGAAGGTGCCTCACATTGGGCGCAGTCTTTCCACAGCGCCCAGACTCGTTTGGATGCTCGCTTACATAGGGTGATGCTATACCAACTAGGTGAAATGGACTATTTGGATTTTAGCGACCCAAAACTACAGGCAAACCAGCGGGAGCTATTTGACCGCTCCCCTGAGGTTAAAAATCACTTTATGCGGGAGGCTGGAATAAAGCTCCAAAATCTACAAAACGACGAACTCCATTTGGAAGCATGGAAAATGTATTGGAAAGACCGAGAAAATTGGTACGCCAAAAGAAAAGGGATACTTCAAGGCGTTCTCAGTTTTAACCATGCAGTTCAAGAGTCTTGTGATTTTTTGCAGGTCGTTCCGTGTGGTTACTGGAAGCTAAACATTTTAAAATCTTATATCGAAGAAAAAGGTTTAGACACTGGGATTGCCGTCGGCGTTGCGACTCATGCCGAGTTTCTAGATGTAATTTTACTCATGTCAGGCGATGCAGACTTTATTCCAAGCGTTGACCATGCTAAGACCAAGCAGTGCAGCGTTGGGGCAATTGATATAATCAGAGGATCTCCACCCGAGAAAAAAGGCAGACAGTCATCTACTCGTTTGCATTCGGCATGTGACTTTGTTGTGAGAGTATACGAGACAGAACTGTTACGACTAAAGCTCGCAGAGACAAGAACCAACGATAATGGAGAAGTTTAA
- a CDS encoding carbon starvation CstA family protein, whose protein sequence is MPKPLQVLAWIAVSLLGAGSVAFSALHKGETINALWLVVAGLCSFAVAYRFYSKWLITKVLVLDAHRAPPSVTHKDGKDFVPTNKWVVFGHHFAAIAGPGPLVGPVLAAQFGYLPGMLWILIGATLGGGVHDAIVMFASIRRGGKSVGQMLKEEVNPIVGLVAMISVLAIMTILLAVLGLVVVKALAESPWGLFTIVMTIPLAFIMGFGHTIFGASVRSVTIFGIIGLLVSVWAGSNLKAWGIEHYFDYKGETIAWSIMIYGFAASVLPVWMLLAPRDYLSTFMKIGTVAVLAVVVIWVAPDLQMPKLTKFVDGTGLVFLGSVFPFVFITIACGAISGFHALISSGTTPKLLDNEADIRSVAYGAMITEMLVALMALVAACALQPGEYFAINAGINKTMAPTEVVGVISNAGFPVTVAGMDKLAADIGEKTMFGRVGGAPTFAVGMAQMFARAFGPAWMSFWYHFAIMFEALFILTTIDAGTRVGRFILQDFLGGIWKPLGNTRSLPANVFASAMLVAAWGYFLYQGVVDPLGGINTLWPLFGIANQLLAVIAFCLGTTILIKMGKARYLLVTVIPLIFLMSATFAAGYIKLFDKDPRMGFIAGAKMYGEKLAKGGTPVEMKTWAAQQFNFNVDTAVTAFFLFAVAIIFIGCLSEWIKLLSGAKKPVLNEEPYVALPEGA, encoded by the coding sequence ATGCCCAAGCCCCTTCAAGTCCTCGCCTGGATCGCCGTCTCCCTTCTCGGAGCTGGCTCCGTCGCCTTCTCCGCATTGCACAAAGGAGAGACCATCAATGCGCTCTGGCTCGTGGTGGCTGGCCTGTGCTCCTTTGCCGTCGCCTATCGCTTTTACAGCAAATGGCTCATCACCAAGGTGCTCGTGCTCGATGCCCATCGCGCCCCGCCCTCAGTCACGCACAAGGACGGCAAGGACTTCGTTCCCACCAACAAGTGGGTCGTCTTCGGCCACCACTTCGCCGCCATCGCAGGCCCCGGCCCGCTCGTGGGCCCCGTGCTCGCGGCGCAGTTCGGCTACCTTCCCGGCATGCTTTGGATCTTGATCGGCGCCACACTCGGCGGTGGCGTGCATGATGCGATCGTGATGTTTGCCTCCATCCGCCGTGGCGGCAAATCCGTGGGCCAGATGCTCAAGGAGGAAGTGAACCCGATCGTCGGCCTCGTCGCCATGATCTCCGTCCTCGCCATCATGACCATCCTTCTCGCCGTGCTTGGCCTCGTCGTGGTCAAGGCCCTGGCCGAGAGCCCCTGGGGTCTCTTCACCATCGTCATGACCATCCCGCTGGCCTTCATCATGGGCTTTGGTCACACCATCTTCGGTGCCAGCGTGCGCAGCGTCACCATCTTCGGCATCATCGGCCTGCTCGTCAGCGTCTGGGCGGGCAGCAATCTCAAAGCCTGGGGCATCGAGCACTACTTCGACTACAAGGGCGAAACCATCGCCTGGTCCATCATGATCTACGGCTTCGCCGCCTCCGTGCTCCCCGTCTGGATGCTCCTCGCCCCGCGTGACTACCTCAGCACCTTCATGAAGATCGGCACCGTCGCCGTCCTCGCCGTTGTCGTCATCTGGGTCGCCCCCGATTTGCAGATGCCCAAGCTCACGAAGTTCGTCGATGGCACCGGCCTGGTCTTCCTCGGCAGCGTCTTCCCCTTCGTCTTCATCACCATCGCCTGCGGAGCCATCTCCGGCTTCCACGCCCTCATCTCCTCCGGCACCACCCCCAAGCTGCTCGACAACGAAGCCGACATCCGCAGCGTTGCCTACGGTGCCATGATCACCGAGATGCTCGTCGCACTCATGGCCCTCGTCGCCGCCTGCGCCCTTCAGCCCGGCGAATACTTCGCCATCAATGCTGGCATCAACAAGACCATGGCTCCCACCGAAGTCGTCGGCGTCATCTCCAATGCCGGATTCCCCGTCACCGTCGCAGGCATGGACAAACTGGCCGCCGACATCGGCGAAAAAACCATGTTTGGCCGCGTCGGCGGAGCCCCCACCTTTGCCGTCGGCATGGCGCAGATGTTCGCCCGCGCCTTTGGCCCCGCGTGGATGTCCTTCTGGTACCACTTCGCCATCATGTTTGAGGCGCTGTTCATCCTGACCACCATCGACGCCGGCACGCGCGTGGGCCGCTTCATCCTGCAGGACTTCCTCGGCGGCATCTGGAAACCCCTCGGCAACACCCGCAGCCTCCCCGCCAACGTCTTTGCCAGCGCCATGCTCGTCGCCGCCTGGGGCTACTTCCTCTATCAGGGCGTCGTCGATCCCCTCGGCGGCATCAACACCCTCTGGCCGCTCTTCGGCATCGCCAATCAGCTCCTCGCCGTCATCGCCTTCTGCCTCGGCACCACCATCCTCATCAAGATGGGCAAGGCCCGCTACCTCCTCGTCACCGTCATCCCGCTCATCTTCCTCATGAGCGCCACCTTCGCCGCCGGCTACATCAAGCTCTTCGACAAAGACCCGCGCATGGGCTTCATCGCAGGCGCAAAAATGTACGGTGAAAAGCTCGCCAAAGGCGGCACCCCTGTGGAGATGAAAACCTGGGCCGCGCAGCAGTTCAATTTCAACGTGGACACCGCCGTCACCGCCTTCTTCCTCTTCGCCGTCGCCATCATCTTCATCGGCTGCCTCAGCGAATGGATCAAGCTCCTCAGCGGCGCCAAAAAACCCGTCCTCAACGAAGAACCCTACGTCGCCCTGCCCGAAGGCGCGTGA
- a CDS encoding DUF2026 family protein, translated as MAWNLTGVQRFSKLITGSNVIGAVLLNEFYKIQAQPFVGIAAYCVSTEPKSVLVFADENMDYSVPTDRGFHCWIETDDWIIDFSTPLFPMIARERNFPTPGCKMMQCKRSRAKKALNDLLVTGDFFLDRSAEFTEFTLKKFAAVPLHQDVIEICRQWFVMPPKQMHPKLTLCNQDGEHSCVAFSRFDINGSW; from the coding sequence ATGGCTTGGAATCTCACAGGTGTACAGCGCTTTTCAAAGTTAATAACAGGCTCTAACGTCATAGGAGCAGTGCTCCTGAATGAATTTTACAAAATTCAAGCGCAACCATTTGTCGGCATAGCTGCATACTGCGTTAGCACCGAACCCAAGTCAGTCCTGGTATTCGCTGATGAGAATATGGATTATTCAGTGCCTACAGACAGAGGGTTTCATTGCTGGATCGAAACGGATGATTGGATTATTGATTTTAGCACTCCTTTATTTCCCATGATAGCGAGGGAGCGAAACTTCCCCACACCTGGCTGCAAAATGATGCAATGCAAACGCAGCAGAGCAAAAAAAGCACTCAATGACTTACTCGTAACCGGCGATTTTTTTCTTGATCGCAGCGCAGAATTTACAGAATTCACATTGAAAAAATTCGCTGCAGTTCCGCTCCATCAAGATGTGATAGAGATTTGTAGGCAATGGTTTGTGATGCCCCCAAAGCAAATGCATCCTAAACTCACTTTATGCAATCAAGATGGTGAACACTCTTGCGTTGCATTTTCGCGTTTTGATATCAATGGATCATGGTAA
- a CDS encoding arsenate reductase family protein, with product MLKVYAYSGCSTCKNALKWLKGRGVAYEEKAIRETPPSVAELKMMLSAYAGDVRRLFNVSGMDYRSLGLKDTLPGMSTDEALALLAGNGNLVKRPFALDAKGKVCLVGFKEAEWEAALGK from the coding sequence ATGCTCAAAGTTTATGCCTACTCCGGATGCTCGACGTGCAAGAATGCCCTGAAGTGGCTGAAGGGGCGCGGGGTGGCGTATGAGGAGAAGGCGATCCGGGAGACGCCGCCGAGTGTGGCGGAGCTGAAGATGATGCTGAGCGCGTACGCGGGGGATGTGCGGCGGCTTTTTAATGTGTCGGGCATGGATTACCGCAGCCTGGGACTGAAGGACACGCTGCCGGGAATGAGCACGGATGAGGCGCTGGCGCTGCTGGCGGGGAACGGGAATCTGGTGAAGCGGCCCTTTGCGCTGGATGCGAAGGGGAAGGTGTGCCTGGTGGGATTTAAGGAGGCGGAGTGGGAGGCGGCTCTGGGGAAGTGA
- a CDS encoding type II secretion system F family protein: MKLSEKALLYRELAKLVGAHFHLDRSLDLLLKQHPSHARRTWLEGLQTGLKDGKGVAASITENCGAFSDELEFALIDAGERSGRLGDAFSHLSRYFEAWNIAVKQALGALIYPLLLAHLGIVLPELPTMVTATMEDKPAGMDRVFLPLAVLWLIILSLFLLWRWLSRLGATSSAVDFWLSRLPLIGSVRRHWALARFCQVFHACLLASMQITESMLLAGRASHSGLLRQAAQDAAQRIAAGATISGAMADVHGFPLIFVHGVATAEESGTLDHEINRWSAAETIEAGDAVQRASQWLPKIAYGIVVLYVAWRIIGLMAGYGQMLKEIERM; the protein is encoded by the coding sequence ATGAAACTGTCTGAAAAAGCCCTGCTCTACCGCGAACTGGCCAAGCTGGTAGGTGCCCATTTTCATCTCGACCGCTCCCTCGATCTCCTGCTCAAGCAGCACCCCTCCCACGCCCGCCGCACCTGGCTCGAAGGCCTGCAGACTGGGCTGAAGGATGGCAAGGGCGTGGCCGCATCCATCACCGAAAATTGCGGAGCCTTTTCCGACGAGTTGGAGTTTGCTCTCATCGACGCCGGAGAGCGCAGCGGCCGCCTTGGAGACGCCTTCAGCCACCTCTCCCGCTACTTTGAGGCCTGGAACATCGCCGTAAAGCAGGCGCTCGGAGCCCTCATTTACCCCCTGCTCCTCGCCCACCTCGGCATCGTGCTGCCAGAGCTGCCCACCATGGTCACGGCCACCATGGAGGACAAGCCCGCAGGCATGGATCGTGTCTTCCTGCCACTGGCCGTCCTCTGGCTCATCATCCTCTCCCTCTTTCTGCTCTGGCGCTGGCTGTCGCGTCTGGGGGCCACGTCATCTGCGGTGGATTTCTGGCTGTCGCGCTTGCCGCTCATCGGCAGCGTGCGGCGGCACTGGGCGCTGGCGCGCTTCTGCCAGGTCTTTCATGCCTGCCTGCTCGCCTCCATGCAGATCACCGAGAGCATGCTGCTGGCTGGCCGTGCCTCCCACAGCGGGCTGCTGCGCCAGGCCGCGCAGGATGCCGCCCAGCGCATCGCCGCAGGGGCCACCATCTCCGGTGCCATGGCAGACGTGCACGGCTTCCCCCTCATCTTCGTCCACGGCGTGGCCACCGCCGAGGAATCCGGCACCCTCGACCACGAGATCAACCGCTGGAGCGCCGCCGAAACCATCGAGGCCGGAGACGCCGTCCAGCGCGCCTCCCAGTGGCTACCCAAGATCGCCTACGGCATCGTCGTCCTCTACGTGGCCTGGCGCATCATCGGCCTGATGGCCGGTTATGGTCAGATGCTGAAGGAAATTGAGCGGATGTGA
- a CDS encoding peptidoglycan endopeptidase, which yields MLLPLCVLLCQCGSSAGSRWEYKYAPGKTAVIVGGRAVPPANAPPEVMRAISAGNRICTKPYRRGGGHAHFEDWAYDCSGTTSYVLHAAGRLSKPTVSGAFRSYGSSGHGKWITVYARKGHVFLEVAGLRLDTGYSDADSDGPRWSSRSRPTKGYTMRHPSGL from the coding sequence ATGCTCCTGCCTCTGTGCGTGCTGCTCTGCCAGTGCGGATCCAGTGCGGGCTCGCGCTGGGAATACAAGTATGCTCCCGGAAAGACGGCGGTGATCGTAGGCGGGCGGGCCGTGCCACCGGCGAATGCCCCGCCGGAAGTGATGAGGGCCATCTCCGCCGGGAACCGCATCTGCACCAAGCCGTACCGCCGTGGCGGCGGGCATGCGCATTTTGAAGACTGGGCCTATGACTGCTCCGGCACCACCTCGTATGTGCTGCATGCCGCTGGCAGGCTGAGCAAGCCCACGGTCTCCGGGGCCTTCCGCAGCTATGGCAGCAGCGGTCATGGCAAATGGATCACGGTGTATGCCCGCAAGGGGCACGTCTTTCTCGAAGTGGCCGGCCTGCGGCTGGACACCGGCTACAGCGATGCGGACAGCGACGGCCCGCGCTGGAGCAGCCGCTCTCGCCCAACCAAGGGCTACACCATGCGACATCCTTCCGGCCTGTAA
- a CDS encoding ThuA domain-containing protein, producing the protein MIRKLAAPLMLAAAACAVAFSAPAAKHKILFFTKSSGYEHAVISWKNGQPSYAEKVLLELGEKNGWDFTFSKDGSKFSKDYLAQFDAVFFYTTGDLCSEGTDKNPPMSPEGKQALFDYVKSGKGFIGTHSASDTFHTDNEALKGPERYVNHGDKADAYVRFLGAEFIKHGKQQDAKNTVTDAKFPGFEKVGATYGFMEEWYSLKDFTPDIHVLSVIDAPAMEGKEYERPAYPSTWARKEGAGRVWYTAMGHREDVWTNPTFQNILIGGIKWALGDVQADVPPNLKETAPGAMTNPPYVAPPPPKPAKTDAAPAK; encoded by the coding sequence ATGATCCGAAAACTCGCCGCCCCTCTGATGCTGGCCGCCGCTGCTTGTGCCGTGGCTTTCTCCGCTCCTGCCGCCAAGCACAAGATCCTCTTCTTCACCAAATCCAGCGGCTATGAGCATGCCGTCATTTCCTGGAAAAATGGGCAGCCCAGTTATGCCGAAAAAGTGCTGCTGGAGCTCGGCGAAAAAAACGGCTGGGACTTCACCTTCTCCAAAGACGGCTCCAAGTTCAGCAAGGACTACCTCGCCCAGTTTGACGCCGTCTTCTTCTACACCACCGGAGACCTCTGCAGCGAAGGCACCGATAAAAATCCGCCCATGAGCCCCGAGGGCAAGCAGGCCCTCTTTGACTACGTCAAGAGCGGCAAGGGCTTCATCGGCACCCACTCCGCCAGCGACACCTTCCACACCGACAACGAGGCCCTGAAAGGCCCCGAACGCTACGTGAACCACGGCGACAAAGCCGACGCCTACGTGCGCTTCCTCGGCGCCGAGTTCATCAAGCACGGCAAGCAGCAGGATGCCAAAAACACCGTCACCGACGCCAAGTTCCCCGGCTTTGAAAAGGTCGGTGCCACCTACGGCTTCATGGAGGAGTGGTACTCGCTCAAAGACTTCACGCCTGACATCCACGTCCTCAGCGTCATCGACGCCCCCGCCATGGAGGGCAAGGAATACGAACGCCCCGCCTACCCCAGCACCTGGGCACGCAAAGAAGGCGCAGGCCGCGTCTGGTACACCGCCATGGGCCACCGCGAGGACGTGTGGACCAATCCCACCTTCCAGAACATCCTGATCGGCGGCATCAAATGGGCGCTGGGAGATGTCCAGGCAGACGTGCCCCCAAACCTCAAGGAAACCGCCCCCGGCGCCATGACCAATCCCCCCTACGTGGCCCCGCCGCCGCCCAAGCCCGCCAAGACCGACGCCGCTCCTGCAAAGTAG
- the recA gene encoding recombinase RecA: MARAPKESADTSSAKTDKIAEARSRNLDLAIQQIQKDYGEGAILRMGDDSSKIDVSVIPTGNLLIDQALGTGGFPRGRVVEVYGPESSGKTTLTLTVIAQAQKAGGLAAFIDVEHALDPSYARRLGVKMDELLVSQPSSGEEALRICETLVRSNALDVIVIDSVAALVTRQELDGDIGDSTVGAQARLMSAALRKLTAIISKARTCCVFTNQIREKIGVMFGNPETTPGGKALKFYASVRLDIRRIGAIKTTDGTVTGNRTKVKVVKNKLAPPYTEAEFDIMYNEGISNVGSLLDLAMDFEILQKRGSWISYKGTQLAQGRDAAKEVLRSDATVYAEIEAAVKAKLAEKNATNEKSPAKGAAAAAAASSSDEE; this comes from the coding sequence ATGGCCCGCGCTCCCAAAGAATCCGCCGACACTTCCTCCGCCAAGACCGACAAAATCGCCGAGGCGCGCAGCCGCAATCTCGATCTGGCCATCCAGCAGATTCAGAAAGACTACGGCGAAGGCGCCATCCTCCGCATGGGCGACGACAGCTCCAAGATCGACGTCAGTGTCATCCCCACCGGCAATCTCCTTATCGACCAAGCACTCGGCACCGGCGGCTTCCCCCGCGGCCGTGTGGTGGAGGTCTATGGCCCGGAATCCTCCGGTAAGACGACCCTCACCCTCACCGTCATCGCCCAGGCCCAGAAGGCCGGCGGCCTGGCCGCCTTCATCGACGTGGAGCACGCCCTCGACCCCAGCTACGCCCGCCGCCTCGGCGTCAAGATGGACGAGCTGCTCGTCTCCCAGCCCAGCTCCGGTGAAGAAGCCCTGCGCATCTGCGAAACCCTCGTCCGCTCCAACGCTCTCGACGTCATCGTCATCGACTCCGTGGCCGCTCTCGTCACCCGCCAGGAACTCGACGGCGACATCGGCGACTCCACCGTGGGTGCTCAGGCCCGCCTTATGAGCGCCGCGCTCCGCAAGCTCACCGCCATCATCTCCAAGGCCCGTACCTGCTGCGTCTTCACCAACCAGATCCGAGAAAAAATCGGCGTCATGTTTGGCAACCCCGAAACCACCCCTGGCGGCAAGGCCCTGAAATTCTACGCCAGCGTGCGTCTCGACATCCGCCGCATCGGCGCCATCAAGACCACCGACGGCACCGTCACCGGCAACCGCACCAAGGTCAAAGTGGTGAAGAACAAGCTGGCCCCGCCCTACACCGAGGCCGAATTCGACATCATGTACAACGAAGGCATCTCCAATGTCGGCTCCCTGCTGGATCTGGCCATGGACTTCGAAATCCTGCAGAAGCGCGGATCGTGGATCAGCTACAAGGGCACCCAGCTGGCCCAGGGCCGCGACGCCGCCAAAGAAGTGCTGCGCAGCGACGCCACCGTTTACGCCGAGATTGAAGCCGCCGTGAAGGCCAAGCTGGCGGAGAAGAACGCCACCAATGAGAAATCACCGGCCAAAGGAGCCGCCGCTGCCGCCGCCGCTTCCTCTTCGGACGAAGAGTAA
- a CDS encoding RNA pyrophosphohydrolase, with protein sequence MIPPEAIVYRPNVAAILQREDGCIFVAERLNIKNAWQFPQGGIDEGEDAETALFRELEEEIGVKREQLQILQRREGYRYSFSKGRLKYGFYGGQEQTYFLCRFDGTDADFNLDATHREFSTFKWIKPSEFQMDWVPKFKRRVYRQVMHDFFGVELE encoded by the coding sequence ATGATCCCACCTGAAGCCATCGTCTATCGTCCAAATGTCGCTGCGATTTTGCAGCGTGAGGATGGCTGTATTTTTGTGGCGGAGCGCCTCAACATCAAAAACGCCTGGCAGTTTCCGCAGGGCGGCATTGATGAGGGAGAGGATGCCGAGACGGCGCTGTTTCGCGAACTGGAGGAGGAGATCGGCGTGAAGCGCGAGCAGCTGCAGATTTTGCAAAGGAGGGAGGGCTACCGCTACTCCTTCAGCAAAGGTCGGCTGAAATACGGCTTCTACGGCGGGCAGGAGCAGACCTACTTTCTCTGCCGGTTTGACGGAACGGACGCTGACTTCAATCTGGATGCGACCCACCGCGAATTTTCCACCTTCAAGTGGATCAAGCCGTCTGAGTTTCAGATGGACTGGGTGCCGAAATTCAAGCGCCGCGTGTACCGCCAGGTGATGCACGACTTCTTTGGCGTGGAGCTGGAGTGA
- a CDS encoding IS5 family transposase — translation MEPSTNKPRAAYTSDVSDAEWDFCRPYLVLMKEDAPQRDYALRELFNALRYIVRCGCQWRMMPHDLPPWQNVYQQAQRWMKACCFEAMAHDLRELSRLSKGRKAQPTAAIMDGRTLQSSPESGGRAGYDGYKRRKGSKVPIAVDTLGHLLAVRVTAASEQERAQVGVLAAQIQQATGDNVELAYVDQGYTGEEPAEDAQAHGIRLEVVKLSEAKKGFVLLPKRWVVERSFGWAARFKRLSRDYERLASTLTGMHWLAFATLMLSSLFGKS, via the coding sequence ATGGAACCCTCGACCAACAAGCCAAGAGCCGCCTACACCAGTGACGTCAGTGATGCAGAATGGGACTTTTGCCGCCCCTATCTGGTGCTGATGAAGGAAGATGCGCCCCAGAGGGACTATGCATTGCGAGAGCTTTTCAACGCCTTGCGCTACATCGTGCGCTGCGGATGCCAGTGGCGGATGATGCCGCATGACCTGCCGCCATGGCAGAATGTTTACCAGCAGGCTCAGCGCTGGATGAAAGCGTGCTGCTTTGAAGCCATGGCCCATGATTTGCGCGAACTTTCACGTTTGTCCAAGGGGCGAAAGGCCCAGCCCACAGCAGCCATCATGGACGGACGCACCTTGCAGTCCTCGCCTGAAAGTGGAGGGCGGGCAGGATATGATGGCTACAAGCGCCGCAAAGGCAGCAAGGTGCCTATTGCTGTGGACACTCTGGGGCATCTGCTGGCCGTGAGAGTCACGGCAGCCAGCGAGCAGGAGCGGGCACAGGTCGGAGTGCTGGCGGCGCAAATCCAGCAGGCCACTGGAGACAACGTGGAACTTGCCTACGTGGACCAGGGCTACACTGGCGAAGAGCCCGCAGAGGATGCGCAGGCTCACGGCATCCGCCTTGAAGTGGTCAAACTCTCGGAAGCCAAGAAGGGCTTTGTGCTGCTGCCGAAGCGCTGGGTGGTGGAACGCAGTTTTGGCTGGGCCGCACGCTTCAAGCGCCTCTCCAGAGACTACGAGCGTCTGGCCTCGACGCTGACCGGCATGCATTGGCTGGCCTTCGCCACCCTCATGCTCTCTTCTCTATTCGGCAAAAGTTAA
- a CDS encoding D-glycero-alpha-D-manno-heptose-1,7-bisphosphate 7-phosphatase, which translates to MPAAQPLRPAVFFDRDGVVNVSPGDGYVLRWEDFQFAPGIVEALALCKQRGYATILVTSQQGVGKGLMTQAALDDLHARMQEHLAGHEATLDGIYACTHLAGSCTCRKPSAEMILRARDEHGLDLTRSWLVGDHDRDIQMAINAGVPKTVRILSHHEPKVQADFTLEETSELAGLLREKLPVV; encoded by the coding sequence ATGCCAGCCGCCCAGCCTCTTCGTCCTGCCGTTTTCTTTGACCGTGATGGTGTCGTGAATGTCTCCCCTGGAGATGGCTATGTGCTGCGCTGGGAGGATTTTCAGTTTGCCCCGGGGATTGTGGAGGCGCTGGCGCTGTGCAAGCAACGTGGGTATGCGACGATTCTAGTGACGAGCCAGCAGGGGGTGGGCAAGGGGCTGATGACGCAGGCTGCGCTGGATGATCTGCACGCGCGCATGCAGGAGCATCTGGCAGGACATGAGGCTACGCTGGATGGCATCTATGCCTGCACACATCTGGCGGGAAGCTGCACGTGCCGGAAGCCGAGTGCGGAGATGATCCTGCGTGCGCGAGATGAGCACGGACTCGATCTAACACGGAGCTGGCTGGTGGGGGATCATGACCGCGACATCCAGATGGCGATCAATGCCGGGGTGCCAAAGACGGTGCGTATCCTGAGCCATCATGAGCCGAAGGTGCAGGCGGATTTTACGCTGGAGGAGACGAGTGAGCTGGCGGGGCTGCTGCGGGAGAAGCTGCCGGTGGTTTGA
- the ribD gene encoding bifunctional diaminohydroxyphosphoribosylaminopyrimidine deaminase/5-amino-6-(5-phosphoribosylamino)uracil reductase RibD, translating to MPPPIAYKETPDQHWMHLALDQAQQGVGLTSPNPPVGAVIVAQEKVIGRGYHHRAGEPHAEVEAIRDAQKTHPKLLRGATIYVTLEPCSTHGRTGPCTEAIKAAGIKRVVFGAYDPNPSHREQSRNILLLAGIEVTAGVLEEECRAIIRPFSKWITTGIPYVIAKAGQSLDGRITRPAGESSLITNDAARAHGRRLRMRVDAIIVGAETVRKDNPQLTLRDGSAGSGKVQPWRVVMTRSGDLPQHAHLFTDEFKDRTVIMNDKSLPDALAILGKHGVVSVLIEGGGIILGQAFREKVVDEVYWYIAPRLCGGGRPSIAGPALPDSIELKDVELRTMGDNVCFHGFPVWPETGAQVELLQRAVSI from the coding sequence ATGCCGCCGCCCATCGCCTACAAAGAAACGCCCGACCAGCACTGGATGCACCTGGCCCTGGACCAGGCACAACAAGGAGTGGGGCTGACGAGTCCCAACCCACCCGTGGGCGCTGTCATCGTGGCGCAGGAGAAGGTCATCGGGCGCGGGTACCATCACCGGGCAGGCGAACCGCATGCAGAGGTGGAGGCGATTCGGGATGCGCAGAAGACCCACCCCAAGCTGCTGCGGGGGGCGACGATCTATGTGACGCTGGAGCCGTGCAGCACGCACGGGCGCACGGGGCCGTGCACGGAGGCGATCAAGGCTGCGGGCATCAAGCGCGTGGTCTTCGGTGCGTATGATCCCAACCCGAGCCATCGCGAGCAGTCGCGCAACATTCTCCTGCTGGCTGGCATCGAGGTGACGGCAGGGGTGCTGGAGGAGGAGTGCCGGGCGATCATCCGGCCTTTTTCGAAGTGGATCACGACGGGTATTCCGTATGTGATTGCGAAGGCCGGACAGAGTCTGGACGGACGCATCACCCGTCCGGCGGGAGAGAGCTCATTGATCACGAATGACGCGGCACGTGCGCATGGGCGCAGGCTGCGCATGCGGGTGGACGCCATCATCGTAGGTGCAGAGACCGTGCGCAAAGACAACCCCCAGCTGACCCTGCGGGATGGCAGCGCTGGAAGCGGCAAGGTGCAGCCCTGGCGCGTGGTGATGACCCGCAGCGGTGACCTGCCCCAGCATGCGCATCTTTTTACCGATGAATTCAAGGACCGAACGGTGATTATGAATGACAAAAGCCTGCCGGATGCGCTGGCGATTCTGGGCAAGCATGGAGTCGTGTCTGTGCTGATCGAGGGGGGCGGCATCATTCTAGGGCAGGCTTTCCGCGAGAAGGTGGTGGACGAAGTGTACTGGTACATCGCCCCGCGCCTGTGTGGTGGCGGGCGGCCATCCATCGCAGGGCCGGCGCTGCCGGACTCCATCGAACTGAAGGATGTGGAGCTCCGCACGATGGGGGACAACGTGTGCTTCCATGGGTTTCCGGTGTGGCCGGAGACGGGGGCGCAGGTGGAGCTGCTGCAAAGAGCGGTTTCCATTTGA